A single region of the Saprospiraceae bacterium genome encodes:
- a CDS encoding Rpn family recombination-promoting nuclease/putative transposase, with product MALEDKFVNPLTDFGFKKLFGTEPNKELVIDFLNQLLPEKHKIEDLTYSNNETVGLTQIDRKAIFDLHCKSSNGDRFIVEIQKAKQNFFKDRSVYYSTFPIQEQAKKGEWNYKLSAVYTVGILDFIFEDDRKEKDLIYRIQLKDQDCEVFFDKLTYIYIELPKFTKGEMDLETRFDKWLYVLRHLSELQNRPKTLQDKIFKKLFEAAEIANFSLEDRQAYEDSLKYYRDLKNVVDTSREKGIEEGKIEGRKEGKIEGKIEGKIEVAIELKKNKVPVEIIMKSTGLTKEEIENL from the coding sequence ATGGCATTAGAAGATAAGTTTGTTAACCCACTGACTGATTTTGGATTCAAGAAATTATTTGGCACCGAACCGAATAAGGAATTGGTTATTGATTTTTTGAATCAGTTATTGCCAGAAAAACATAAAATAGAAGACCTGACTTATTCAAACAATGAGACAGTAGGATTAACTCAAATAGATAGAAAAGCCATATTTGATCTACACTGTAAAAGTAGTAATGGCGATAGATTTATAGTAGAAATCCAAAAAGCGAAACAGAATTTTTTCAAAGATAGGAGTGTATATTATTCTACATTCCCCATTCAAGAACAGGCTAAAAAAGGGGAATGGAATTATAAACTATCAGCAGTTTATACCGTAGGCATATTAGATTTCATATTTGAAGATGACCGAAAAGAAAAAGATTTAATTTATAGAATTCAATTGAAAGACCAAGATTGTGAAGTGTTTTTTGATAAATTGACATATATCTATATAGAATTACCAAAATTTACAAAAGGAGAAATGGATTTAGAAACCAGATTTGATAAATGGCTATATGTCCTGAGGCATTTATCAGAACTACAAAATAGACCTAAAACTTTACAGGATAAAATATTTAAAAAGCTATTTGAAGCCGCAGAAATAGCGAATTTTTCATTAGAGGATAGACAAGCCTATGAAGACAGTCTAAAATATTATAGAGACCTCAAGAATGTGGTTGACACTTCAAGAGAAAAAGGGATTGAAGAGGGCAAAATAGAAGGTAGAAAAGAAGGCAAAATAGAAGGCAAAATAGAAGGCAAAATAGAAGTTGCGATTGAATTAAAGAAGAACAAGGTTCCCGTTGAAATAATAATGAAATCAACAGGGCTAACCAAAGAAGAAATTGAAAATCTATAA
- a CDS encoding RNA polymerase sigma factor, translated as MSDVTPDNNSQRDKFVVEVKEKHHKALLLYAMGTCHRFRLDPVEVDDLVQDLYIELMIKWPASQVGYEEKGLGFLCKIVSFDAKDLLRRKKSERRREELYSLSFPEKVNIHYFRLKALTADFYQQMKQILKVIEYEIMMQYMEGYAYQEIAEILDIPRNTVGTKIRRAKKRLKKALLFAENEK; from the coding sequence ATGAGTGATGTTACTCCAGACAATAATTCTCAAAGAGACAAATTTGTAGTAGAAGTCAAGGAAAAACACCATAAAGCCCTTCTACTCTATGCCATGGGAACCTGTCATCGGTTTCGACTTGATCCAGTGGAGGTCGATGATCTCGTGCAAGACCTCTACATTGAATTAATGATCAAATGGCCAGCTAGCCAGGTCGGATACGAGGAAAAAGGATTAGGTTTTTTATGCAAAATCGTAAGTTTTGACGCTAAGGATCTTTTGCGAAGAAAAAAAAGCGAACGTAGGCGAGAGGAGCTTTATTCCTTGAGTTTTCCTGAAAAGGTAAATATCCATTACTTTCGTCTAAAGGCACTTACCGCAGATTTTTACCAACAAATGAAGCAGATACTGAAAGTGATCGAATATGAAATCATGATGCAGTATATGGAGGGATATGCTTATCAGGAAATAGCTGAGATACTAGACATTCCCCGAAATACGGTTGGCACTAAAATAAGGCGCGCCAAAAAGCGCCTGAAAAAAGCGCTACTTTTTGCCGAAAATGAAAAATAA
- a CDS encoding reverse transcriptase family protein, with protein MEKQTLARHRQNKAIFCHLNSISALCRVLKTDKRKLTLMAQQPKYKTFSIAKKDGGERLIETPDDSVKKILGILNRYLQSVYLLEKTNAAYGFITGVKNDDDRRNVLTNAKKHLGKAYLLNIDLKDFFHSISKEQVITIFKEKPFRFKGEVLEILASICTYQGRLPMGTPTSPVLSNFACRLLDESLSAFSADMLWTYTRYADDMSFSSNQIIAAEKIHSVRQLIEKMGFKVNEKKVVVFGPDDNKVVTGLLVNEKIELAPGYLDELEEEIIRLGDVLRTQNEQGQISTHWIEKYKQQVRGRISFAGFVLQRRDERYMALRDAYYVAINPPEEEFGAINWRGFPYNM; from the coding sequence TTGGAAAAACAAACCCTCGCTCGTCACCGGCAGAACAAAGCCATTTTTTGCCATCTCAATAGTATCAGCGCACTTTGTCGGGTACTCAAAACCGATAAGCGCAAACTGACACTCATGGCGCAACAGCCTAAATACAAAACCTTTTCTATCGCCAAAAAAGATGGAGGAGAACGACTTATTGAAACCCCTGATGATAGCGTCAAAAAAATTTTGGGAATCCTCAATCGCTACTTGCAAAGTGTTTATTTGTTAGAAAAAACCAATGCGGCCTATGGTTTTATTACCGGCGTCAAAAATGATGATGATCGCCGGAATGTATTGACCAACGCCAAAAAACACCTCGGCAAAGCCTATCTATTGAACATTGACTTGAAAGACTTTTTTCATTCCATTTCCAAAGAACAAGTCATAACCATCTTTAAAGAAAAGCCCTTCCGCTTTAAAGGTGAGGTGCTGGAAATACTAGCCAGTATCTGCACCTATCAGGGACGGCTACCCATGGGTACCCCTACCTCGCCGGTTTTATCCAACTTTGCTTGCCGCTTGCTTGATGAAAGCCTATCAGCTTTTTCTGCCGATATGCTTTGGACCTATACCCGCTATGCGGATGATATGAGTTTCTCTTCCAATCAAATTATTGCTGCTGAAAAGATCCATTCAGTCCGACAACTCATCGAAAAAATGGGCTTCAAAGTCAACGAAAAAAAAGTAGTTGTATTTGGCCCCGATGACAACAAGGTGGTAACAGGCCTCCTGGTCAATGAAAAAATTGAACTCGCTCCCGGCTATCTGGACGAGCTAGAAGAAGAAATTATCCGCCTGGGAGATGTGCTTCGTACCCAAAACGAACAAGGACAAATCTCCACCCACTGGATTGAAAAATACAAACAACAAGTGAGAGGCCGTATTAGCTTTGCGGGTTTTGTCCTGCAACGACGCGACGAACGCTATATGGCTCTCCGTGATGCCTATTACGTGGCCATCAACCCTCCGGAAGAAGAATTTGGCGCCATCAATTGGCGAGGATTCCCTTACAACATGTAA
- the cas1 gene encoding CRISPR-associated endonuclease Cas1, producing the protein MQLVLDSKGLKLSKQEAVFLLESENGKRLISPAKLTSIAITANVWLSAAAVMLAINHDIPILFFNRIGKAQARLWSPYFASIATLRRQQIHFCDSTAATTWMIDLFGLKTNGQVSNLQYLKNHTTRLSTGLDTSIKQIRQQSRKFEDHREQLPEECRQNLMGIEGNLARLYWQSLGNALPRKYAFQKRTRRPAEDWFNATLNYLYGMLYSIIEGGLFAAGLDPHLGILHADEYKKPTLAFDLIEPFRPWIDRLLIEACWKDELKGTFFTKNQHGLFLNKEGKAFLIPLFNDYMRQTITYLDREATVKNHIYHMAGRLAHRIRTHEEG; encoded by the coding sequence ATGCAGCTTGTTCTTGATTCCAAAGGCCTAAAATTGAGCAAACAAGAGGCCGTTTTCCTGCTCGAAAGCGAAAACGGAAAACGCCTCATCAGCCCCGCCAAGCTGACTAGCATCGCTATTACTGCCAATGTGTGGCTCAGCGCAGCAGCCGTCATGCTGGCCATCAACCACGACATTCCCATCCTGTTTTTCAACCGGATAGGCAAGGCACAGGCCAGGCTTTGGAGCCCCTACTTCGCCAGCATTGCCACCCTACGCCGTCAACAAATTCATTTTTGCGACAGCACCGCCGCCACCACCTGGATGATCGACCTCTTTGGCCTTAAAACCAATGGCCAAGTTTCCAATTTGCAATACCTCAAAAACCATACGACCCGCCTCAGTACTGGCCTGGACACTAGTATCAAACAAATCCGACAGCAGTCTCGGAAATTCGAGGACCACCGTGAACAATTGCCCGAAGAATGCCGCCAAAACCTGATGGGCATCGAAGGCAACCTGGCGCGCCTCTATTGGCAAAGCCTCGGAAATGCCCTGCCCCGCAAATACGCTTTCCAGAAAAGAACTCGCCGACCTGCTGAAGATTGGTTTAATGCCACCCTTAATTACCTGTATGGAATGCTCTATTCCATCATCGAAGGCGGACTTTTTGCCGCAGGCCTCGATCCGCATTTGGGCATCCTTCACGCCGACGAATACAAAAAACCAACCCTTGCTTTCGACCTGATTGAACCCTTCCGCCCCTGGATAGATCGACTCCTCATCGAGGCGTGCTGGAAAGATGAGCTAAAAGGTACTTTCTTTACCAAAAACCAACACGGCTTGTTTCTCAATAAAGAAGGCAAAGCTTTTCTGATCCCTCTCTTCAATGATTATATGCGGCAAACCATCACCTACCTCGACCGCGAAGCCACCGTCAAAAACCATATTTATCATATGGCAGGCCGCCTCGCCCATCGAATCAGAACCCATGAAGAGGGGTAA
- a CDS encoding PDDEXK nuclease domain-containing protein, whose protein sequence is MPTPNLHLIQQIYHGLKVSPPPNQHAWRLRLFWLVGEYLNGIETQKTAQYFAMHTALRKILPAEKWKDRFPLCLRFYNSFPDWYLVDATLSWTHYLLLSGLTTPTMRFFYQQEAILNHWSTRQLQRQIGTNYFQRTIAPTSLPYMQGAPPETVPAPKALLKRRYIFEFLAEHPALVLDEKALEQALLDHLQSFLLELGRGFAFVSRQQRIATETGKAFYIDLVFYHFVMKRFVLFELKTAALSHQAIGQLDLYLRLFDAKCKRPDDLPTLGIILCPEQDGSLLKYSLVDGHQHLFVALYNNELPPKDPLRNLVDWDWIDQVLKQNRYTYALPDLL, encoded by the coding sequence ATGCCCACTCCAAATCTTCATTTGATACAACAAATCTATCACGGCCTAAAAGTATCCCCACCACCCAACCAGCATGCCTGGCGGCTGCGCCTCTTTTGGTTGGTCGGTGAGTATCTAAATGGGATAGAGACGCAAAAAACAGCTCAATATTTTGCCATGCATACCGCCCTGAGAAAGATCCTACCAGCCGAAAAATGGAAAGACCGCTTTCCGCTCTGCCTGCGGTTTTATAACAGTTTTCCCGATTGGTACCTGGTCGATGCCACCTTGAGTTGGACCCATTATCTGCTACTCAGTGGCCTCACCACCCCAACCATGCGCTTTTTCTATCAACAGGAAGCCATCCTAAACCATTGGAGTACCCGCCAATTGCAGCGACAAATTGGAACCAATTATTTCCAGCGAACAATCGCCCCAACAAGCTTGCCCTATATGCAGGGAGCACCCCCAGAAACCGTTCCCGCCCCCAAAGCCCTCTTGAAAAGGCGTTACATTTTCGAATTTCTGGCTGAGCATCCCGCCTTGGTCTTGGACGAAAAAGCTTTAGAGCAAGCATTACTTGACCACCTGCAAAGTTTTTTGCTGGAATTGGGCCGTGGATTCGCCTTTGTCTCCCGCCAGCAAAGAATTGCCACCGAAACCGGCAAAGCATTTTATATCGACCTGGTCTTTTACCACTTTGTTATGAAACGCTTCGTGTTATTTGAACTCAAAACAGCGGCATTGTCCCATCAGGCAATTGGCCAATTAGACCTTTACCTACGCCTTTTTGATGCCAAATGCAAAAGGCCGGACGACCTGCCAACCCTGGGCATCATTCTGTGCCCGGAACAGGACGGCAGCCTGCTCAAATACTCCCTTGTAGATGGACACCAACACCTCTTTGTGGCGCTCTACAACAATGAGCTCCCGCCCAAAGACCCTTTGCGCAACCTTGTTGATTGGGATTGGATAGATCAAGTCTTAAAACAAAACCGTTATACTTATGCCCTACCTGATTTGTTATGA
- the cas2 gene encoding CRISPR-associated endonuclease Cas2, which yields MPYLICYDITGDPLRTKIGKKIIAQGLDRINKSVYLGSISESSLKSLEQDLKQLIQTKGDPPDSLIILPLTAHEVQQMLVIGLNELDKDDLSGERSTLIFN from the coding sequence ATGCCCTACCTGATTTGTTATGACATTACAGGTGATCCTTTGCGGACAAAGATCGGCAAAAAGATCATCGCACAAGGTTTGGATCGGATCAATAAATCCGTATATTTAGGAAGCATATCCGAAAGTTCATTGAAATCGTTGGAACAAGACCTAAAACAGCTCATCCAAACCAAAGGTGATCCACCAGATAGCCTTATCATATTGCCATTGACCGCCCATGAGGTACAACAAATGCTGGTCATAGGCCTCAATGAGCTGGATAAGGATGACCTAAGCGGTGAAAGAAGCACGCTTATTTTTAATTAA
- a CDS encoding transposase — translation MNQIPSLFIGIDVSKDFLVVAYRLADLSWKVIKFKNDAEGIALFIASLVEPATTQVILEATGTYSMKLVFALCQSNIKVSVLNPKQSKGFIQGVLLSTTKTDEKDACGLALYGEVNRPKCFVVPDEKILQVKQLQNLVQQLKKQRRSLGNQLHALSFHPCPNEYVVNMTTENLERCEAQIIQTQQLICQVSEEAFNHAFELARSVVGIGPAIAQAILMTTNALQDFDNSKQLAKFIGVCPTQFESGTSIKGRGSIAKTGDP, via the coding sequence ATGAATCAGATTCCAAGTTTGTTTATCGGTATTGATGTTAGCAAAGATTTTTTAGTCGTCGCTTATCGGCTTGCCGACTTAAGTTGGAAGGTCATTAAATTCAAAAATGATGCAGAAGGGATAGCGCTTTTTATCGCTTCTTTGGTTGAGCCAGCTACGACTCAGGTGATCCTGGAAGCGACCGGTACTTATTCTATGAAATTGGTTTTTGCACTTTGTCAAAGCAACATTAAAGTGTCCGTACTCAATCCTAAACAGAGCAAAGGATTCATCCAAGGGGTCTTGCTTTCTACCACTAAAACGGATGAAAAAGATGCTTGTGGATTAGCACTCTATGGGGAAGTAAATCGGCCTAAATGTTTTGTGGTGCCAGATGAAAAAATACTGCAAGTCAAGCAGTTACAGAATCTTGTGCAGCAACTTAAGAAGCAAAGAAGGAGTTTGGGAAATCAGTTGCATGCCCTCTCTTTTCACCCTTGTCCTAACGAGTATGTGGTCAACATGACGACGGAAAATCTTGAGCGTTGTGAAGCACAAATCATCCAAACCCAGCAACTCATTTGCCAGGTCTCGGAGGAGGCTTTTAACCACGCTTTTGAGCTTGCCCGCTCTGTGGTGGGCATCGGCCCAGCGATTGCCCAAGCCATTTTGATGACCACTAATGCGCTCCAGGATTTTGACAACAGCAAGCAATTGGCCAAATTTATCGGCGTTTGTCCAACCCAATTTGAATCAGGGACTTCTATCAAAGGCAGAGGCAGTATTGCTAAAACGGGAGACCCCTAG
- a CDS encoding DUF2200 domain-containing protein has translation MTTTTKHDERIAKMTFASVYPHYLTKVERKGRTIEELHQVIAWLTGFDDKKLQELIDEKATFETFFKQANLNPNTHLIKGLICGYRIEEIENPLTKQVRYLDKLVDELAKGKKMDKILRNT, from the coding sequence ATGACAACAACAACAAAGCACGATGAACGAATAGCAAAAATGACATTTGCTTCGGTTTATCCGCACTACCTTACAAAAGTTGAGCGCAAAGGCAGGACAATAGAAGAATTACATCAAGTGATAGCGTGGCTGACCGGCTTTGATGATAAAAAACTGCAAGAACTCATTGACGAAAAAGCAACTTTTGAGACCTTCTTTAAGCAAGCAAATTTGAACCCCAATACTCACTTAATAAAAGGCTTAATTTGTGGGTATAGAATCGAAGAAATTGAAAATCCCTTAACCAAACAGGTAAGGTATTTAGACAAGCTGGTGGATGAATTGGCGAAAGGCAAAAAGATGGACAAGATCTTGCGGAATACATAG
- a CDS encoding transposase, giving the protein MRKSHAQLRSELNYDVLVKELRSDFKEIPDHRAPNVVHKLSDILMSAYAIFNLKYPSLLCFEQQSEIERSNLKELFGIDKICSDAQMRRVLDEVSPTALQSLFPKRFELLNRSGISSDYRFLKKYLLFSVDGVHYFESSKIKCKRCLERKHHKGDSSFHHSMLAAVLVHPDRREVFPLGCEAIEKQDGVSKNDCELNASKRLQDTLLEAYGEQSAVIVEDALYANEPHIEQILNNGWDFIINVKPTSHEILFKHFEARKARGQVNTLVLKEAKIEHHFYWINNVALNGQGNIRVNFLYYEEHANGKKKCFSWVTSLKLRKSNVYDIMRGGRARWKIENEGFNTLKNQGYHFEHNYGHGYNHLCNVMASIMLLAFAVDQIVQATNRLFNDIWSAAKAKNRVWERIRAIFIIRPLKSFNELFQILAQIYAVQLE; this is encoded by the coding sequence ATGCGAAAAAGCCATGCTCAACTGCGATCGGAATTGAATTATGATGTTCTGGTAAAAGAACTACGCAGTGATTTTAAAGAAATACCAGATCATCGAGCTCCCAATGTGGTTCATAAGCTATCGGATATCTTGATGAGCGCTTATGCTATCTTTAATTTAAAGTATCCTTCTTTGCTTTGTTTTGAGCAACAATCGGAGATAGAGCGTTCTAATCTTAAAGAGCTATTTGGCATCGATAAGATTTGTTCGGATGCTCAAATGCGTAGAGTCTTGGATGAGGTTTCACCAACAGCTTTACAAAGCCTATTTCCCAAACGTTTCGAGCTTTTGAACAGAAGCGGGATAAGTTCAGATTACCGGTTTTTGAAAAAATACTTACTCTTTAGTGTTGATGGGGTTCATTATTTTGAGTCCAGCAAAATCAAATGTAAGCGTTGTCTGGAAAGAAAGCATCATAAAGGGGACTCCTCTTTTCATCATTCGATGTTGGCCGCCGTTTTAGTCCATCCAGACCGAAGAGAAGTTTTCCCGCTGGGCTGTGAAGCTATCGAAAAGCAGGATGGGGTTAGTAAAAATGACTGTGAGTTGAATGCCTCTAAGCGCTTACAAGATACTCTCTTAGAAGCCTATGGCGAACAATCTGCTGTTATTGTTGAGGACGCCTTGTATGCTAATGAACCCCATATTGAACAAATTTTGAATAACGGTTGGGACTTCATTATTAATGTCAAACCAACTAGCCATGAGATCTTATTCAAGCATTTTGAAGCGCGTAAAGCTCGTGGACAGGTAAATACTTTAGTCCTTAAAGAAGCTAAAATAGAGCATCATTTTTACTGGATCAATAATGTGGCGCTTAATGGTCAGGGCAACATCCGAGTAAACTTTTTGTACTATGAAGAACACGCCAACGGGAAAAAGAAATGTTTTTCCTGGGTAACTTCTTTAAAGCTTCGTAAAAGTAATGTCTATGATATTATGCGCGGCGGTAGAGCCCGTTGGAAAATTGAAAACGAAGGATTCAATACGCTCAAAAATCAAGGATATCATTTTGAGCACAATTATGGACACGGGTACAATCATTTGTGTAATGTCATGGCATCTATTATGCTTTTAGCCTTTGCTGTAGATCAAATTGTCCAGGCTACTAATAGACTCTTTAATGACATTTGGAGTGCGGCTAAAGCTAAAAATAGAGTATGGGAGCGTATCCGCGCTATTTTTATTATTCGACCGCTTAAATCTTTCAATGAACTTTTTCAAATCCTGGCTCAAATCTATGCTGTTCAGCTTGAATGA
- the azu gene encoding azurin: protein MKYSILLVCLALTIFSCGGDKAAKTETTTESKTEDTTPSAPASTGVVETIELTGNDQMQYDQVYLKVKAGSKIKLTLTHVGSMAKTVMGHNFVLLAKGTNMATFAQEAVTAKDTDYVPAGSTAVIAHTKMLGGGESDTIEFDAPAPGTYDYMCSFPGHYGVMKGKLVVE, encoded by the coding sequence ATGAAATATTCGATTCTTCTTGTATGCCTTGCCTTGACCATTTTTTCATGTGGTGGTGACAAAGCTGCAAAAACGGAGACAACAACTGAATCAAAAACGGAGGATACTACTCCTTCGGCTCCAGCTAGTACAGGTGTGGTAGAAACCATTGAATTGACCGGAAATGACCAGATGCAATATGACCAGGTTTACCTAAAAGTAAAAGCTGGATCAAAAATCAAATTGACCTTAACCCACGTTGGCTCTATGGCTAAAACGGTGATGGGACACAATTTTGTCCTACTCGCAAAAGGAACAAACATGGCTACTTTCGCCCAGGAAGCAGTAACGGCCAAAGACACTGATTATGTTCCTGCAGGCAGTACCGCCGTCATTGCCCATACCAAAATGTTGGGTGGTGGCGAATCGGATACCATCGAATTTGATGCCCCAGCGCCTGGAACATACGATTATATGTGTAGCTTCCCTGGCCATTATGGTGTAATGAAGGGTAAGCTCGTGGTGGAGTAA
- the ung gene encoding uracil-DNA glycosylase, which yields MSNVSIEESWKKVLADQFTQPYFQHLISFIKQEKAAQKVIYPPGSLIFNAFNTTPFDQVKVVILGQDPYINAGEAMGLSFSVPKGIRIPPSLRNIYKELATDLQLPPANHGDLSNWAHQGVFLLNAVLTVEEKRSQSHQKKGWETFTDAVIKTIADQKEHVVFMLWGKFARSKKEWIDNQKHLVLEAAHPSPLAGGAFFGCKHFSKANAYLVQQGKKPIDWRV from the coding sequence ATGAGCAATGTCAGCATTGAAGAAAGCTGGAAAAAGGTATTGGCCGATCAATTCACTCAACCTTATTTTCAGCACCTCATTTCTTTTATCAAGCAGGAAAAAGCTGCCCAAAAAGTCATCTACCCGCCTGGCTCTCTGATCTTTAATGCCTTTAATACCACGCCTTTTGATCAGGTCAAAGTCGTTATACTGGGCCAAGATCCTTATATCAACGCGGGTGAAGCCATGGGCTTATCCTTCTCTGTTCCCAAAGGCATTCGCATCCCCCCTTCTCTACGAAACATTTACAAAGAATTAGCTACCGACCTCCAGCTGCCACCTGCCAACCATGGCGACCTGAGCAATTGGGCACACCAAGGAGTCTTCTTGCTCAATGCCGTGCTGACCGTCGAGGAAAAGCGCTCTCAGTCTCACCAAAAAAAAGGCTGGGAAACCTTTACAGACGCCGTGATCAAAACCATTGCGGATCAAAAGGAACATGTTGTGTTTATGCTTTGGGGCAAATTTGCACGCAGCAAAAAGGAATGGATTGATAACCAAAAGCATTTGGTGCTGGAAGCGGCCCACCCCTCCCCACTCGCTGGTGGTGCTTTTTTTGGTTGTAAGCATTTTTCAAAGGCGAATGCTTATTTAGTGCAACAGGGAAAAAAACCTATTGATTGGAGGGTTTGA
- a CDS encoding DUF423 domain-containing protein, producing MRKSFIRTGSFFAMSAVILGAFGAHTLEAVLEAKQLNTFETAVRYQFYHSLALLFLGLWLYFRKTKTMEYAGMAFILGIVLFSGSLYVLSVREWLNLKVNWLGPITPLGGTFFIIGWAIILYASFQENGRTHKPVSSEE from the coding sequence ATGAGAAAATCATTCATCCGCACGGGAAGTTTTTTTGCCATGTCCGCTGTAATTTTAGGCGCATTCGGAGCCCATACACTGGAAGCGGTTCTTGAAGCAAAACAATTGAACACCTTTGAAACAGCCGTTCGCTATCAGTTTTATCATTCCCTCGCTTTATTATTTTTGGGTCTTTGGTTGTATTTCCGAAAGACCAAAACCATGGAATATGCCGGCATGGCTTTCATCCTCGGCATTGTACTCTTCTCCGGGTCTCTCTACGTGCTTTCCGTGAGGGAATGGTTAAACCTCAAAGTTAATTGGCTTGGGCCAATTACCCCGCTAGGTGGCACCTTTTTTATTATTGGCTGGGCCATTATCTTATATGCTTCTTTTCAAGAAAATGGTAGAACCCATAAGCCGGTTAGCAGTGAAGAATGA
- a CDS encoding DUF3575 domain-containing protein, which yields MKTKFLTIASFLMLFFLTNNLIGQNVIKVNPIGLAFGSLNGGYETFLNDKSSLYLKANFYSRGIVGVRYTGFGVGGEYRFYLSNNERPKGLYAGPVANIGFIGTNVDGVGNYTLITLGGVIGYQWVFSEKFTVEVNIGPVYGIATGDFGDTDIFGDGILPTISLLTLGYILN from the coding sequence ATGAAAACCAAGTTTTTAACGATTGCTTCTTTTCTGATGTTGTTTTTCCTAACCAACAACTTAATTGGCCAAAATGTCATCAAAGTAAACCCTATTGGTTTGGCATTTGGCAGTTTAAATGGCGGCTACGAGACTTTCCTCAATGACAAATCTTCGCTTTACCTAAAAGCAAATTTCTACTCTAGAGGGATAGTAGGTGTCCGATACACAGGTTTTGGCGTTGGTGGAGAATACCGTTTTTACCTTTCGAACAACGAACGTCCAAAGGGTTTGTATGCTGGACCTGTCGCTAACATTGGCTTTATTGGAACCAATGTTGATGGTGTAGGTAATTATACCCTCATAACGTTAGGTGGTGTCATTGGCTACCAATGGGTCTTCTCAGAAAAATTTACAGTTGAAGTAAATATCGGTCCAGTTTATGGTATTGCTACAGGAGATTTTGGCGATACAGATATTTTTGGCGATGGTATTCTTCCAACGATTAGTCTGTTGACTTTAGGTTATATTTTGAATTAA
- a CDS encoding DUF420 domain-containing protein, with product MDANLQLAKKLNRIAWVVTAAVLLLVGLMRRVKIELPDGWDFSFLPPFHASVNALTAVVLLVAFYFIKQKNISAHRKAIYVAMGLSVLFLLSYVAYHFTSPEIKFGDINLDGIVDASEAAQVGGIRTLYLLLLITHISLAGLILPFILFTFIRAYTGQIDKHRRMAKWVFPLWLYVAITGPICYLMLMPYYP from the coding sequence ATGGACGCAAATTTACAGCTAGCGAAAAAATTGAATAGAATAGCCTGGGTGGTGACGGCAGCTGTGCTGTTACTGGTGGGTTTGATGAGAAGGGTTAAGATTGAATTGCCAGATGGTTGGGATTTTAGTTTTCTGCCCCCCTTCCATGCCTCGGTTAATGCGCTAACAGCAGTGGTTTTGCTGGTAGCGTTTTATTTTATCAAGCAGAAAAATATAAGCGCCCATCGCAAGGCCATTTATGTTGCCATGGGTTTGTCCGTCCTCTTTTTATTGTCTTATGTCGCCTATCATTTTACAAGCCCAGAAATTAAATTTGGAGATATTAACCTGGACGGCATCGTGGACGCCTCGGAAGCTGCTCAGGTTGGAGGCATAAGAACGCTATATTTGCTGCTGCTCATTACACATATAAGCCTTGCAGGCTTGATTTTACCCTTTATCCTTTTTACCTTTATAAGGGCTTATACCGGACAAATAGATAAACATCGACGGATGGCAAAATGGGTTTTTCCTTTATGGCTATACGTAGCTATTACCGGCCCCATTTGTTATTTGATGCTGATGCCCTATTATCCTTGA
- a CDS encoding cytochrome C oxidase subunit IV family protein — MGHLSYEESKKKVFQGLLLLGAVTLVEVGLSLFGKGYIIGGVEDHTWLTYLVGFGLITFSLYKAYFIIYEFMHMRYEVKGLAMSVLLPTLLLIWAIIAFFQEGDSWKDRREQIKEKNAEPANEQGMLLDDVYIIEHIG, encoded by the coding sequence ATGGGACATTTAAGCTACGAAGAATCAAAGAAAAAAGTATTTCAAGGCCTTTTGCTGCTGGGTGCAGTCACCTTGGTTGAAGTTGGTCTTTCCCTTTTTGGCAAAGGATATATTATTGGAGGTGTAGAAGACCATACCTGGCTTACTTATCTGGTCGGCTTCGGATTGATTACATTTTCCTTGTATAAAGCCTACTTCATTATTTATGAATTTATGCATATGCGATATGAGGTAAAAGGATTGGCCATGAGTGTATTGCTACCTACCTTGCTTTTGATTTGGGCGATCATCGCCTTTTTCCAGGAGGGAGATTCCTGGAAAGATCGCAGAGAGCAGATTAAAGAAAAAAATGCAGAACCGGCGAATGAGCAGGGGATGCTCCTGGATGATGTCTATATAATAGAGCACATCGGATAG